The DNA segment GGCTGAAGATGCCCGTGACCATGCCTTGTTCCGCCGCGTTCCGGGCGATGTTGAAGGCGAGCGTGCTCTTGCCGAGGCTGGGACGGGCGGCGAGGACGACCATATCCGAGCGCTGCAGGCCGCCGCCGAGCAGCTTGTCCATATCCAGGAAGCCCGTGCTTACGGGGGCGAGGTGCTGGTCGCGCGCCGCGTCCAGGCTCGCCATCTCCTCCATGTACTGGTCCAGCACTTCTCGGAGCTGAACAAAGTCGCGTGTGCCTTTGCCTGTGCGCACTTTGAACAACAGGTCTTCTGCGCGCGACAGCGCCGCATCCGTATCGGCAGCGCCCTCGTAGCCGATCGCAGCAATGTCGCTGGCTGCCGAAATAAGCTGGCGCATCACAGACGTGCGCTGGACTATACCGGCGTAGTGGGCGATGTGGACGGATGTGGGGACCGACCGTACAAGGTGGGCCAGATAGGCCGCGCCGCCCACGTCCTCCAGCTTGCCGCGGAGGGCGAGTTCGTGTGCTATCGTCACCTGGTTGATTGCCTCGCGCCGGTCGAACAGCGTCAGGCACGCCTCGTAGCACCAGCGTGACTTGGCCATGTAGAAGTCGCCAGGCTTGATAAGAGACGTGACTTTGGCGAGCGCTTCGTCGTCGATGAGGATGGAGCCGACGACGGCTTCCTCGGCGACGGGATCGTTTGGTAGAAGACGTTCAGCGTACACTCAGTGTTAACCCCCCGGCACCGCTTGTCGCATCCGTCGCCGACGGCCTTACGCAGCCGTTCCTGACACACATGTTCTGCATCGGAAAGGCCAGAGCGGGGCTCATGTGTAAACCGTGCTCAACAAAAAGGAAAGGTTCGCAGGTAGATCGAGTGCGCCCGGACCAGGGCGTACGGCCTCGTGGCATACCAGTATCTTAGTGCTTCCCCGGAACTTCCTCAAGCGAGGAAGGCAGCAAAAAAGGCCGCCATTTGGGCGGCCTTTTCAGGCGAAACGGAGTAACGCGTTAGCTCTTCGGGGCCTCGGCTTCGGCGGCGGGCGCCTCGGCGGCGACGGCGACTGCCTCGGCCTCCGGGGCCGGAGCGGCCTCGCCCTCAGGCTTGGCTTCCTTCGACTTGAGGAACGTCTCAGCATCCATCGTCAGCGGGTGGACGACGACCCTTATCGTCGCCTTGACGTCCGCGTGGAGCTTGACAACCACGTCGTAAGAGCCAACTTCACGCAGCGGCTCCTTCAGGTCAACCACTCGCCTGTCGATGGTGCGCTCGATCTGCTTCGAAAGAGCTTCAGACACCACCGCGTTGGTAACAGAGCCGTACAGGCGGCCGCTTGCGCCGGCGCGCATCGGAATGCCGACCTGCTTGCCTTCAAGTTGCGATGCCAGGCCCTTCAGGTCCTGCATCGTCTTGACGCGCTCTGAGTCTGCATGCTTCTTCAGGCGCTCCACCCGGAGCAGGGCTTCGCGGGTGGCCGGTGTGGCCAGATTCTTTGGAATAAGGTAGTTGCGCGCGAAGCCGGCCTTTACAGTCTTGATCTCTCCGCCGTTGGCTACCCCTTGAACGTCTGCAAGGAAAACGACCTTCATTTCAAGATACCCCTGGGATTTGTTGCAACCTGCGAATTATAACACGGTAAGTGCCTGCGTTGACAAGTGCATTGAAAGAAAGCTAGAATCT comes from the SAR202 cluster bacterium genome and includes:
- the dnaB gene encoding replicative DNA helicase, which produces MYAERLLPNDPVAEEAVVGSILIDDEALAKVTSLIKPGDFYMAKSRWCYEACLTLFDRREAINQVTIAHELALRGKLEDVGGAAYLAHLVRSVPTSVHIAHYAGIVQRTSVMRQLISAASDIAAIGYEGAADTDAALSRAEDLLFKVRTGKGTRDFVQLREVLDQYMEEMASLDAARDQHLAPVSTGFLDMDKLLGGGLQRSDMVVLAARPSLGKSTLAFNIARNAAEQGMVTGIFSLEMSARQIAVRLLASEAKVDSHRMRIGMLSEAERQRELDAIGTLSELPIYIDDTPFQGIVEMRGKVRRLQMERGLDFVIIDYLQLIMGSGRTDNRVQEMGEISRSIKGVARELDVPILALSQLSRAVEQRPNHRPMLSDLRESGSIEQDADVVAFIHREDKYMNRDEWAKSHPSEPFPENIAEIIFAKHRNGPVGTVPLYFRNDLVRFENATLQHRSREFA